Within the Malus sylvestris chromosome 4, drMalSylv7.2, whole genome shotgun sequence genome, the region AAGATTTGGAGAATTTTCACACTAACCTACCGCACACCCCGCACggttttaatcaaatttcaaggccAAACTCCTTGATTTTTGGGGTGTAATAGGAAGAGGGAAGATCATAGAGGGTTTTCCAAGTGATGGATTGATGTAACTCACCggaaaaatgatgaaattttgaCGGAAATGGGTGAAGAACACCAGCGGGTCATGGGTTCTCCCAACCCGTTTCTCCCTTCTATCCTCCgcttctcgccctctctcctttcctcctttccttCCTCTGGTTGGTCAgattctccctctctcttctcctaaTTCGTTGgactccctcctttctctcccagATCTCTGGCTCTCTCTTCTTCTGGTTGGGCAGTTTCTGcccaatctcttcttcttcttcttcctcacacgcacacacccacacacaaaaccttccttcactttttatttatttatttttgttttcctttacaTCCGAGCcatccatgtaattcttcattaaatctgggccatccaaattttaataataaaatttataaaatgcccaaacttcaaactttaaaatctttttcgttataactccaaataacGAACCGTCAGTGCCCACACGTTCGTAGCAACGAGTACTATGAGGATATGTCaacaaaacaaatcttagatggcacgacacaacgattaatctcgaataatgcgcgtgcctcaaagggcatttttgtaaaatcctttattaaaactttaaaaattcttaaaattagggacggacTGTCACATCGGCCACCGCTCCCCCCGGCCCAATTAAGCCTGCATCAAAAGCCAGTTCTCTCGCAGACCTCGCCTCTTCTTCAACTAGCCGTTGGCGTCAGATTTTTCCAGCAAGCCCAATATCTCTGTGTCCCATTTTATTAGATGACCACCTGGGCTTGCTGGGCGATGTTGCAGTGTCAATAACTTCCTCCTCCAACGGCGCGGCACACTCACTGCCGCTCTGAGATCTGCTAGCAAATTTCTAAGGTTGACATCCCATTCCAGACGCTGTCGAGGATCGCCCGGAGTGTTTACCACCACCCGGTTCATCGCTTCTTTCATCATTCCACCGCTCCGAGCCACCCCTTCCACCATTTAACCCAGAGGAAGCCCTACTCCTAGATCCAGCTCCTAGTGGATTGCCTCTCAGGTCCAACACTGCATCTAAACCACGGAATGCAAAATCCTCATTCCTCGTCTTGGGGCAATCCTCTGGACCTGTTCTTTCATCCAGCGTATCCTTGCAAATCCTAGTAGGGTGTCCTAGCTTTCCATAAATGAGACAGTAGTTAAGAAGCGATTCATACTTGAAATCGATCCAGATCTTGCCTTCATCAGGAAAGGTCACAAAGGTCCCTCTCATTAGGGGTTCGCGAACATTGAAGCCAATTGTCACCCGAAGGAATCGTCCAATGCAATCCCGACCCCAGTTTTGTCCACTGATCGAACCTCACCCATCAAGCTACCTATTGTTTCAGCTACCGCTTGGGTCATACTGAGCACCGGTACATTATGTAGCTGGACCCAAAACACCCCCAGGGAGAGAGGGGTCCATCGGTTCAGCCCCTTCTCTGTTCGGTCCGCCACCAAAACAAGGTTATTTTTTAACATCCAAGGCAGATTGGCATCAACCACCCGTTGCAGATCCCTTTTCCCCGCAAAGCGAGCGAGGAATCTCTGATCTCCAATCTCCCTGATCGAGACCCCTTCACGTCCGCGCCAGAGAGACATGAAGCAGTCAACAAACACATCTCCTTTCACCACCTTAGCAGTGAGAACTTCAGCAATCATAATGTGCTGAAACCCTAATAGGGCACATTCGACATCCTTTCTCTCAATACAGACACCTCCCTATTCCTTCTCAGACAGGATGATGTTGGTCCCAAATCATGTCCCTAACTCCTCCAGATCCGCCTTCGGACTTTCCCCAACCATGGCCAGTCAGAAGAGCCGCACCCCACTCACCCCAGTGGCCACCTCCACGAACGCCACCCACAGGTACCAGATCTACACTCAGATCTACACCAGATCCAGATCTCCTCAGCTGGGCGCCACCCACGAACCGCCAGAGGAACACTTCGCTCACAGTCACCCCGACAAACGCGAGAGCCTAGCCAAGTCCCCGGATCCACAACCAGAGTTTCGAGAAAGAAGAGCTAGCCCAACAGATCTCGGATGACGATTCGACGACAGGACTCGCTCGTCGACGAAGCACCACACTCCTCCTTTCGAGGCACCCAAAAAAAGAGCTAGCCCAACCATAAAGTGGCATGTTGTAcatattaagtaatgttaaaCTATGTATATTCTGCTCTTCTACTATGAAAAAAGTTGataattaacacacaagaaaTCCTAAGGATACTCCCTCAAATTGTTTACTCACCATTTAACTCTCTATCACGTCATAGTTCAACATTAATTATTATGCCAATGTTATAAATAAGTgtgcaaaaataaaaaggagtTGAAGTGTTGATTTAGTATTTGAACTATCATCGCAATGAAAATTAGGtccttgaattatttttttggtaaactaagtctctaaattcattaaaaattgctaatttcatccttactattatattcaaagctcttttattcaaattttcatcaacttaagtcacttcACTCTTTAGAGTGTAATACAGTCATTTTCTCGCCTATAAGCCTTTTAATATTTCATATAGGTTACGAATCTAAAGTTTAACTTACCCTTGAAAGTTAACTTTATACACTATATCTTTATGAAAAATTACCAATCTACCATctaatgtgtatcacatgcaagtaacgtgACTCAAATTGACGAAAAAATGAATATAGTAGTTTCAAATCTAATATTAGGAATGTAATtggtaaatttttataattcaatgcctaatttttctgaaaaaaaaatagtgtaaaGACCAAATTTTCAACAAATGATAATTTAAGGACTAAATTGacaattcacaaaaaaaaaaaaaaaaaaaaaaagaggtgacAGGGTATCCATGAAGAGTTTCATTTTTTAGAGAGTCCCTTTATCATTTTTCGTAATGCTAAAGCCAATTGATAACATGGAAGTCACTcaacttttattttcaatgtgaGTTTCACACTCTCAACACATTTTTATTCTtggaagaatttttttttgaatcaaCCACGAGCACATAGGAATATCCTTAATTAGACTAACTTTTGAAGCTAGGGGTATGATTTTCAATGATTTAGAGCTTGGTTAGGTAAAACGATGAATGGGTCCTAATCCCATGGTTTATTGCTAGACAACCATATATGCCTTAAAGATATTAGGATCCAAAATTTCACATGCTTTTCATTAACACTTTGTTTAATCAGATCCCCAAATACTTCTTAACCCTCCCTTCTTTCCATATTTATTTACATAATTAGAATGCAGATCAATTTtctactctttttctttttattttctcagAATTCGATGCAGATATTCGGGGTTTCTTTAAAAGTGGGGCCGAAAGGTCCTTGCTCCATTCTTTTCAAGTCTACGACGATATGCTTTCACATTTTCATGCAAATTAGTGGTAAAAGGAGAATTTGGATCCTCTTAAGGACTAGTAATTCCGAGTTTTTGATTTGTGTGAAAGAGgtaaattgtagtaatagtatcttaattttaattaaattggagcaatgatctctcaactaaaaatttattaccattggtcccttaactcatcaaaatgtgtagctatgatcGTTTTTGTTAACttcgttagaattttgtcaaaataagttatgttggcaTGATCGTTACTACAATTGGGGTGCCTCAATTCATCAAAATGTCTACTATGGTATTTTTCGCcaacttcgtcagaattttgttaaaataagttatgttggaatgatcattgctacaattagggTCTATCAACTCATCAAAAAGCATAGCTATGATCTTTTTCGTCAATctcgtcagaattttgtcaaaatgagttatgttgaaaggaccattactacaattgggttggggttgagggaccattgctctaattgggttaaagttgaatgatcatttctccagtttgattaaagttgagggactaatggtaatgaatttttagttaagggaccatagctgcacgttttgataagttgagagactaataataatgaatttttagttgagtgatcattgcttcaattgagttaaagttaagagaccatTACAACAATTTAATCGGAACCTTTAACTTGTGTAAAATGGGACAACAAAATGAATTAGTAGAGACGGTCGAATTAACTTTGAATGATCCGAATTACCTGATTTTTTAACTCCAGGTAGTGAAATCTGAAAGAAATCTCTTTCTGTAAAAGCGTACATGCAAAACTTCGGTTCACAGCCTCAAGGCCCAACATTTTGCATTGCACCATGCCAAATTAATATGCAGCAGCATAATTAAGATTGAACAGGAAACGTGTGatgtatttttatgtatttatttttcataagtTGGCTATTTTAAAATATTGACGCGCCAACCATAAGATTAAtgtaattgattgattttttttggtcaatacgtaattgattgatttttttgggtcaatatGTAGTTGATTGATTAGCTTTTAGTATAGATGAAAGTTTGCAATTTCTTCAATTCTAAGTAACATTGAAtgaatacaaaaataaatactCGACATCGAAAATTGAAAATCTAAGCCAGGGTGAAAATAATTTAACGACTTACACACTTGTTATATTGAATGTTACATAGCATTGAAGTaaaaaaattgatatattttttatagacttaccaaaaataaaaatatttaggtaatttgatttttttaaattgtttttactatttgatttcttaaaacaaaaatcttcaccgtttaatttttaaaattaatcttcactttttatttttcagacaactgtattgattttttattttttagtcgAAGACAACTGGGTTGAATATTGAGGATAAATTGTATCAAAACacactcaaaaatatttttgtaaaaGTAGATGATTAACTCGATAAAGCATGATTACAGGAAGAAATCGGTCCGTAGCAAGGGACAAACAAGTGTGCTTTGCAGCTTTGAGGCGTGGGAACGCGATTGGGCCCACATAAGACTGATAAATAAAAAGACCTAAACCAAACAGGCCCACTGCCCCGCTGGCCCGTACTGGGCCCCACTTCCCTACGCAACGATCCCGTGCCCTCTCCTCCCTCGGAAAAATCCTTCAATTATTATGACGCTCTCTGCACTCCACCTCTTTTACTCGGCTCGGCTCCCTTCTCTCGGAattttagggtgcgtttggtacgtgggacgggacgggacggaacgggacgaggcgttccgtcccgcgtttggtgcgcaaaaaatgggtggaacgggctgttccacgggacagattttgggtgtttttgcgttccacctcccccctgtggaacgggtttgttccacatctgtggaacacaatgttttaccattttaagacaaatataccccatgtcttttcaaaaattacatcttctttccgtcccgtcccgtcccgttccgtcccgtcccgtcccgttccgtcccgtcccgtcccgtcccgttccgtcccgtctgcgtaccaaacgcacccttaaggtCATCTCTAACAGAAAGATGGTCAGAGGATTCCCTTTAATTCTATAATCTTTCAAGGAATTAAcattttaataaatagtgtTAGGTCATATTTCTTAtaatctccaaccgagaaggcTAAAGAGctataggccaaacataatctccaaccgagggggtTAAAGGATCATAGgccaacataatttattattttaattgaattaatatggttacttaaaaactacctcaataattttttgagatgtaatctcaataatttttcagaTAGGATTTTAAGTGACACGTGTCGCTAAAGTGAGTAACTTTTCAGATTTCTTGTCAATATGtattctcaataatttttcggattAGATTTCGAGTGCCACGTATTCTCAATAATTGTTtaagtttaatgttatttaatgttgtttaatattgtttaatgttgtttaatattgtttattgttgttcaagtttaatgttatttaatgttgtttaatgctTAGGtaattataggaaaaaaaattagaatttttaattttttttaattttgtttccatgaaaaaaaaatcaaatccaatgaTTACTTGGTATCAGCATGACACCAGCTAGCAAGGTAGCCGTGGCAATTCAAACTTTGGACCGGCTGGCTGGCTCAATTGGGTCAGTTGGCCTGATTTGGTATTTTTGACATGGTGGGGCTTAAAAGCTCTTTGGCATAACGTCGATTAAAGAtgattttcgtgtcatttcaaattatttttaattctaTAAGGAttgattggagatggccttacccTGGCGCTCCACACCCTCCCCATTCAAATTTTGCCACTCCTACAAGTACACCCCATCTCTGTTTCCCAAGACGCTTTTCAAACTTCAAACCCAAAACCGCGGCTCCCAAACAaatccctctttctctctcttgagtctctctctcctccaatctctgtcttcctctctctctctctctctctctctctctctctctctctctcctcaattCCCCGTCTTTTTCAACCTCTCTTTTGTTCGCTTCTGTCTCTTCCTCCCTCGTTCTCTGCAATAATCATATCCCAGAAGAACTCTCTGAGCTCTCTCATCAGAGAATCGAAACCACAACTTCTTCCTCTGATACCGCAAACCCAGCACACCCATCGTAAACCCAGCACCTCCGCCTGCCTTTCCTCGCAGAGGTTCCATCTGGGTATCTGTCAAAACCccccaaaaccccaaaaaatGGAACAGAAAACCCCTCTGCAAACCCTCCCGGAAGCCTCCCCAAAACCCAGCAAGAAAAGCTTCGTCACATCTCTAATGGCCCCCCGCAACCCCTCCTTCCAAGAAGACACCTACCTTGTCTCCAACCTCAAATCATCCGAAAAGAAAGCCCTCCAAGAACTCAAAGACAAGCTCTCCGCCTCGGACTCCGCCTCCGCCGCCATGTGGGGCATTCCTCTTCTGGGCAACGACGAAAAGGCCGACGTTGTCCTCCTCAAGTTCCTCCGGGCCCGGGACTTCCGCGTCCCCGACTCCTTCGCCATGATTACCAAATGCCTGGCGTGGCGGAAGGAGTTCGGTGCCGACGGCGTCGTGGAGGAGGACTTGGGGTTCAAGGAGCTGGAGGGGGTGGTGGCCTACATGCACGGATACGACAAACAGGGGCACCCTGTCTGCTACAACGCCTATGGAGTTTTCAAAGATAAGGAAATGTATGAGAGGATTTTTGGGGACGATGAGAAGCTGAAGAAGTTTCTAAGGTGGAGGGTTCAGGTCCTTGAGAGGGGGATCAATGCCCTACATTTTAAGGCCGGCGGGATTAATTCGATTATTCAGGTCACTGATCTGAAGGACATGCCTAAGAGGGAGCTCAGAGTTGCGTCCAATCAGATCCTCTCTCTGTTTCAGGACAACTACCCTGAAATGGTCGCAAGAAAGGTAATTTAATTAACGTTTTATTTGGCTCAGCGGACTGTAATTTTTGAGGCAATTCACATGTTTGCTAGCTTAattgttcaattttttaattgatttgttgTGGGGTTTTACTTTAATTTACTGGAATGTAATGTTTTTAAGTAATTCTGATGTGGGTTTATAATTTGATTTAGTGCACTATATTTTCTTAGCTAATTTCATCTGGGTGGATGTTTCACCGTAAAATCAATGGACAATATAGAAATCAGCCAACTTACTTATTAGCTCTTGCAAGATTTATCTTTTCTCCTTAAATTTCATATTCTCATAATTTTGAAGCCAAATATTTTGACAACATGTATGGCCGTTGAGCTTCACACGTCGGCTaatctgctctgataccataaagGAAGTTGAGATTcaaccataaaaccaattggcaatgtAGGGAGTATCTAAGGTACTTATAAGCCATTGCAAGGTTGTTTTTTCGCTGACATGAGACTTTTTAACCTTCACATTCTCATAATTTCATTCTTCACTTAATATAACTTATTTCACCGATTAGGTTTTTAGTTTGATTCACTGggatgtttttattttttgatgtaATTCTGATCTGGGATTTCGATTTGAATTGATGGACTGTATTTTACTAGTTTTTGAGCTAATTCTTATCTGGGTTTACCTGCTTGCTTACTTAATTGTTCACCTTTTCCTTTAATTACTTGTATTATATGAGGTAATTTTGATGTGGATGTGGGTTTTctaatttgggtttttttgttcAGATTTTCATCAATGTGCCATGGTACTTCAGTGTGTTGTATTCTATGTTCAGCCCATTTCTGACTCAAAGAACAAAGAGCAAGTTTGTGATAGCAAAGGAAGGAAATGTTGCAGAAACACTCTACAAGTGAGTCCCCTTACCATCAAACATTTAACCTCTTTGTTTTGTACTCTTTGTATAAAAAACTGGTTCTTTAGTTAGGGTTTTGGTCCCCACACAGCTCATTGAACCCATTTCGCCAAAGGGGTTACAATTGGCGGTCGCTTACTAGAGATGGGTATTTATGTTGTTCCGAAACAGGTTCATAAGGCCCGAGGACGTTCCGGTTCAGTACGGCGGCCTGAGTCGACTGAGTGATGCGCAAAACGGCCCCCCCAAACCGGCTTCCGAGTTCACCGTCAAAGGAGGAGAGAAAGTGAACATACAGATTGAGGGGATTGAGGTTCATAAATCTTCTGCATTATTTTTATAACCCTTCATTTTATTCTCTTTAAATTAACGATTTAAATGCTATTAATGTGGTTAATTTTTGGTGCGCTGGTGTTGAAATTGATTAGGCTGATGCAACAATCACATGGGACATAGTAGTGGGAGGGTGGGACTTGGAGTACACTGCAGAGTTTGTGCCAAATGCAGAAGGCAGCTACACCATCCAAGTGGAGAAGCCAAGAAAAGTGATGCCCTCCGAAGAAGCAATCCACAACTCCTTCACTCCTCGTGAAGCAGGGAAGATGGTTTTCTCAGTCGACAACTCTGCCTCCCGCCGGAAAAAGGTAGCTGCATATCGCTACATTGTCCGTAAATCCGCCCCCGTCTAAAGCTAACTTCAACAACTGCGAGGGGATTCATTAGTTAAACTTGTAgtaaggtttttgtttttgcaattTGCAATTTGCTTTCTATGTTGTTTTTTAGGGTTTAAGCAATGGTTGTGAACCTCGTTATTTTGTCTGCTTGAAAGTACTTGTAATGTATAAAAGGATGCATGATATATATCGTTTAATATAAGAGGAAAGCATATCTATTGACTTTGGTTTAGTGGCAGTCTCAATTCTTAAGAGTGGGTTTGGACGGGTGGCCTTAAAGTTCCATGGAACCCGAGGTATAATCGCCGCAACTGCACTAAAATGACAAATTGATGGGTGTCTTCTTGGACGTTGTGTGTAGTGCGTTTGTAATGTTTGAGTAGCAGCTGTCCACGGCATGAGTTGGTAAcaaccaaggtctaaaatattggaaatatcggtagttcaaaaattcggaaatttcgatggaaatatcgggatattatcgatatcgataaaaattgaacaaaaatcacgaaaattgtaaaaaaaatttagaaatttttatttaaactttGTATGATGTttttttagtcaattatctattagtttatcacaaaaaattggaaggaaatgcattgcatgatgaatttaaccGATTTAAGTttattatatagcgagctggcaaacattgtgagtgtagaaaatatgtagtaattaatgaaagaagtttaaacacaccataatcatttatatataatgaattagtacaatattttacactttatacattgcatggtaagatatatgagtgacttagtaccacatagagtttttatcaaggtctaaaatatcgctgatatcagaaatatcggtagcccaaaaacacgaaaatttcgatggaaatatcaggataatattgatattttagactttgGTAACAACTGGGTCTAAAGTTTCGAGTCTTTCATTCAAACATAGCATTAAGTTTGTCTACCTGCAAATACATTAGAGAGAACTTTCACACAATGGATTGAAAAGTTACATGATGAATGAGACAGAAATACGGAACAAATTTTTGGTTACACCCAAGTTTTTCTCGGAAGGGAGAGCTTTTTGCTGGTGTGCAGCTGGTTAATTTGCCTGATGGTCCCAAATAGTAGTGACTGgtgaatgatgatgatgatgtgtcTAGGGCATGAAGCTTGAAAGAGACTGATTAATGGTCACAACATTTGCTTTTGATTTGGTTTCGCTTGTTGTACAAGGATATGGGGGGAGAGGGAGTGTTGGGACTAACAAAAGGTAGCAGAAGTGGGGGATGAAAGATATTGATCACCGTCTGGGGGCCCTTGGGTTTGTTGCCTGGGCCTCTAGAATCTGGATTGGGTTTTCGGAAGTTTGATgagaaaaaaattacatatttttagttaaaaaatagataaataGATACATCTGATGCTTGTAGTGACGAAAGTAATAAAGTGCCATGAAATACATTTAAGGTACCGGCTCCCTCTTCCCCCATATATTGTTGCATAAATATTTTGAAATACGTAAATATAAGCTGATGGTGTACGAAAATGACATTCTTTGTAGCAAGAAAACTTGGTACAAGGTACTTGTGACTGATTAAGATTTTGGGGGAGATATTAATCTGAATGCATAAGGTTCATGTTTCGTAAAATTATCATCAAGTTCATCAACTAAAATAGTCCTCAACAGTAAAGAAAGGGTAATTGGTAAGactaaataatattttctaaattacaaaattgtaacataaaataacaaaacatgTCTATGTATTCCTCTACCAATACATGTAGTCGTCTTACCATCTCgtgacaaaaaaatatttatgttGTCGAACTAGAATCGTGTTCGCAATCTAGATGACGAGCTACAAACTTGTCTGAATCCATACATGTGGTGACTCCGTATAAGGAACCGAGCAAATGTACTTAATGGTTTTATCTTCCAAATTGAAGGTACATATAGCTGTAAACTTGGCACCCCTCACCACAACAATTCCATGAAAGTATATGCAATTCGCTTTGAATCGAGAGCAGTTCGAAGCTTCAATGGAGAACGAAGAACTCTCGGATCCCAGTAACATGGTACTATTCCCCAAGTTTTTTACCTGCAAGTCAGGCAACTTACCCGAATAATCGCCATTAAACGGCACCTTGAAAACCCTAAATCAGTGATTCCGACCTAGAACCCTCATACCTAAAAACCACTAATAAGGTACCGGCTGATTCGAGGAGATTCACGATCAGGTTATCATACTCACGCATGAGTTTCGATATAGAACCAACATTCTTCATTTTGGTTCATCAAAATCTTCAACGTCACAGGCGACAATAGTTCCAAAATCTTCCACTGAATAAAATCAACCGCTGAAATAAGTTAGGTCTAAAATATGTGAGGAATTTCTAAGAGAGTCCAGATGATCAAAAAATTGATCTAAAACATCTGTATAAGCAATTGTCCATTCATCTTCTCCTGGTCTCCAAAGTACTTTCCAAGTTCACAAGTAACTCCGACTGTGTAATTCGATGTCCGAGACGGGCTTGCGGATAACACAAACTTTGTAACTGTGAAGTAATAGTCTTCAGAATAAAACCActcttgaatttttttaatcttgttA harbors:
- the LOC126619852 gene encoding patellin-6-like, with protein sequence MEQKTPLQTLPEASPKPSKKSFVTSLMAPRNPSFQEDTYLVSNLKSSEKKALQELKDKLSASDSASAAMWGIPLLGNDEKADVVLLKFLRARDFRVPDSFAMITKCLAWRKEFGADGVVEEDLGFKELEGVVAYMHGYDKQGHPVCYNAYGVFKDKEMYERIFGDDEKLKKFLRWRVQVLERGINALHFKAGGINSIIQVTDLKDMPKRELRVASNQILSLFQDNYPEMVARKIFINVPWYFSVLYSMFSPFLTQRTKSKFVIAKEGNVAETLYKFIRPEDVPVQYGGLSRLSDAQNGPPKPASEFTVKGGEKVNIQIEGIEADATITWDIVVGGWDLEYTAEFVPNAEGSYTIQVEKPRKVMPSEEAIHNSFTPREAGKMVFSVDNSASRRKKVAAYRYIVRKSAPV